From a region of the Aeoliella mucimassa genome:
- a CDS encoding FAS1-like dehydratase domain-containing protein, whose translation MSDYADWIGRTQTVEDSLCPNVARAASATLLNRDQPFAAGDALPRLWHWFYFLATAPQNQLGDDGHPRRTEASFMPPIPLPRRMFAGARLKFHRPLCVGQPAERETTISNITNKSGSSGQLAFITLDHRLTQAGELCLEEQQDIVYREQGAPISLPEPAELPPLDSAAWSQTIVPDTRLLFRYSSLTFNAHRIHYDRNYVTSEEGYPALVVHGQLTATMLLELVLQHAERPVTAFSFRGKAPLFDGAPVRLVGTVNDNEVELIAQGPDGRTAMQAKAELA comes from the coding sequence ATGAGTGACTACGCCGATTGGATTGGCCGTACGCAAACTGTTGAAGACTCCTTGTGTCCGAACGTGGCTCGCGCCGCGTCGGCTACCTTGCTGAACCGCGACCAACCGTTCGCCGCCGGCGACGCGTTGCCTCGGCTCTGGCATTGGTTCTACTTTCTGGCGACTGCTCCGCAGAACCAGCTTGGCGACGATGGTCATCCGCGCCGCACCGAGGCGAGCTTCATGCCGCCGATTCCGCTTCCGAGGCGCATGTTCGCTGGCGCGCGACTCAAGTTCCATCGCCCGCTGTGCGTGGGGCAGCCAGCCGAGCGCGAAACCACCATCAGCAACATTACCAACAAGTCGGGCAGCAGCGGTCAGCTGGCGTTCATCACCCTCGACCATCGCTTGACCCAAGCCGGCGAGCTGTGCCTCGAAGAACAACAAGACATCGTCTATCGCGAGCAGGGGGCTCCGATCTCGCTGCCGGAGCCTGCAGAGTTGCCTCCGCTCGACTCGGCTGCCTGGTCGCAAACCATCGTGCCCGATACTCGGTTGTTGTTCCGTTACTCGTCGCTGACGTTCAACGCCCATCGCATCCATTACGATCGCAATTACGTGACCAGCGAAGAGGGCTATCCCGCGCTGGTCGTGCATGGGCAGCTCACCGCAACCATGCTGCTTGAGCTGGTGCTGCAGCACGCCGAGCGACCTGTCACCGCGTTCTCGTTCCGTGGCAAAGCCCCACTGTTCGACGGAGCCCCCGTGCGACTGGTCGGAACCGTGAACGACAACGAGGTTGAACTAATCGCCCAAGGCCCCGATGGCCGCACTGCGATGCAGGCGAAAGCCGAGTTGGCGTAG
- a CDS encoding carbon-nitrogen hydrolase family protein, with protein MSIVLVIALASPVLAAEPSSDASDAERAASPIETLRVASCQFPVGSDIASNGEWIRRYMRQAKEADAHLLHTSEASLSGYAGVDFRDFQDFDWTTLREETRKIRNLSKELGLWIVLGSAHYLDAETKPTNCLYLINPQGEIVDRYDKSMCTGRDQDSYTAGNRLVTRTINGVKVGLAICYDGCWPQIYAAYHQQGVTVMLHSFHNARSGGPNCLDDLVIRQVPTRCSDYRMWAVANNSSAPYSHWASFVARPDSTITGQLEQNKPGMLVHEFPDGLSEGGWYHNFQPMLPRDDERFTNGTPSSHPRQLDPTCEP; from the coding sequence TTGTCCATCGTACTCGTGATTGCATTGGCGTCCCCAGTGTTGGCAGCAGAGCCGTCTAGCGATGCCTCCGACGCCGAACGAGCAGCTTCGCCGATCGAAACACTGCGAGTGGCAAGTTGCCAGTTTCCCGTTGGTTCCGACATTGCCAGCAATGGAGAGTGGATCCGTAGGTATATGCGGCAAGCCAAAGAGGCCGACGCCCACCTGTTGCACACGTCCGAGGCTTCGTTGTCCGGCTACGCGGGTGTCGATTTTCGCGATTTTCAAGACTTCGATTGGACAACGCTTCGTGAAGAGACTCGGAAGATTCGCAATCTGTCCAAGGAACTCGGTCTCTGGATAGTTCTCGGTTCGGCACACTACCTCGATGCGGAGACCAAGCCCACGAATTGTCTGTACCTGATCAATCCCCAAGGCGAGATTGTTGATCGCTACGACAAGTCAATGTGCACCGGTCGCGATCAGGACTCTTATACTGCCGGCAATCGTCTGGTCACGCGAACAATCAACGGCGTAAAGGTCGGACTGGCCATTTGCTACGACGGCTGCTGGCCGCAGATCTACGCCGCCTACCACCAACAAGGCGTAACCGTAATGCTGCACTCGTTCCATAATGCACGCAGCGGCGGGCCGAATTGCCTCGACGACCTGGTAATTCGCCAGGTTCCGACGCGATGCTCAGACTATCGCATGTGGGCGGTTGCCAATAACTCCTCGGCGCCGTACTCCCATTGGGCGAGCTTCGTTGCCCGCCCCGATTCCACGATTACGGGTCAGCTTGAACAGAATAAACCCGGCATGCTGGTACACGAATTCCCGGACGGGCTGTCTGAAGGCGGCTGGTATCACAACTTCCAACCCATGCTTCCCCGTGACGACGAGCGTTTCACCAACGGCACGCCAAGCTCCCACCCTCGACAGCTTGATCCGACTTGCGAACCGTAG
- a CDS encoding protein kinase domain-containing protein: MPICPHCRATLANAPMPGDKCPHCGAPFSTMDEGLAGRQTYELIPNRPLPADDKDHSDSGGHVLDDLDLSDDDDATLPFDQTVEIDPKSTHPDTKPPEDENSSTLEFSASQRTYAGDQTIDEIVIDDSEEVELTIAGGDDSEDSDEDTDEFDVLEDEPHDAPEPPKKDDRGTVADHAPAGNRATSDDHGTVDFDADSTIELPSSGVGNSTVVPPKPVREDRGTVDFDSDKTIDLSSSDPELAAKMSSQWMGTLNLNASAGQTIRQEGGTATIAKQKSTLPVKPRRFGTPANKGTVTYISPSDAPDYELLKQIGEGGMGVVYAARQSSIARKVAVKMLKPGAKSGAEQRDKFISEAVVTGELDHPNIVPIYDLGSNDDGALFYSMKHVQGTPWEDVLAKKTLDENLNILLRVADAVAFAHARGVVHRDLKPENVMLGEFGEVLVMDWGLARVTQQFPNASSIHQSESLGGTPAYMAPEMARGPIEEVDHTSDIYLLGAMLYELIGDRPPHSGRDVMQCLMAAAENVIDPIHYQGELLDVALRSMKTKQAERYQSVKDFQTAVRLYLSHSESLVLAANAERHLSEAREKHDYQLFARAMYGFQESLALWQENAKARQLLTETELAYATQALEGGDLDLAESLLNESEPAHTELLAQIRQAQRDRTARQAMFAWTKRAVAALVVAIVALGTYSYIKIAASNVEISNQRDKAKEQEGIAVANAELAAKNEATAIKNAKEAKRQKDIAESERDEAERLQKEADRLRDIAEKNRMKAEDNERAAVAAKIEAVEARDSEEYEAYIASIGLAAAKIDENAYDFALELLTATPPARRHWEWGRLRYLCELSEAVYSSPAQVDAVAYSPDGKWIASGDRSGNLTVRHADSGEVLFTAPLGQYVYSVAFSPDGETLAAGTSDGIIHRLNASDGSEQATLTGHADGVLDVAFSTDGKQLVSASYDNTARVWDLATGESTATLVGHNWWVWAAQFSPNGQQIVTASQDSNVIVWQRQSDGSYSPAAYFTDHEGPVYAAAFSPTGDRIATGGYDKRVRVWSPDQVGGLELATRLSDGRQVASPAIVLEGHTGAVRSVVFDPADPSVVLSGGHDNTLRLWSLATASEIKTLRGHGSRVESVAMAPDGSHAASASQDSTIRVWNVAGYAESHVLGSRTLAGHADAVLAARFTSDDQVLTASRDRTAKVWSPNGSPVARFAQGHEFLATSAVFIDAGQQLITGAGDNTARVWNVGTGAELQVMRGTGRVGVIAADTEGRYLVTGGTGTTARLWDLATGQLLAELTGHASEVTSAAFADDGTTFATGDDRGTILVWQTTDTGADTLAELTGHSRTITALAFAPADANSLYSASGDNTCTRWQVSTASEATESLLKHPNWVAAMDLSDDGTQLVTACEDGIVRLWDLVSHQVVAQATLGAGKATGVDFAPDGSAVLVTSAGNSKVWRWQPADAPQVDLDQLPPLVTNQTAGTLWTAIYTPDGQRVLTIGGNDARLMDLATGTWGVRFSPHGAVAAVGMSPNGKIVATGSWDGTAKLWDSESQQMIGQLVGGHQGYINSLDFSPNGELIATASDDGTVRLWEVKTCQTVGEPLAAHTVSVHSVRFSSDGTHLLTTSSDHTAKLWDVKTAQVIRTLEGHAWGVLCGEFSRDGSQVVTGSQDNTAKVWNTATGELLATISGHTSAVTSVAFTPDAARVLTGSQDTTAKLWDASNGNEILTLTGHTQDITSVDFSTDGQTALTASRDGTAILWPAVEWKE; this comes from the coding sequence ATGCCCATCTGTCCTCATTGCCGCGCGACGCTTGCCAACGCCCCGATGCCGGGCGACAAGTGCCCCCATTGCGGTGCGCCGTTTTCGACAATGGACGAAGGGCTGGCCGGTCGCCAGACGTACGAGCTGATCCCTAATCGCCCCCTTCCGGCAGACGATAAGGACCACAGCGACTCCGGCGGGCACGTGCTCGACGACCTCGATTTGTCGGACGACGACGATGCGACGCTGCCATTCGATCAGACCGTGGAGATCGATCCCAAGTCGACTCACCCCGATACGAAACCACCGGAAGACGAGAACTCCAGCACCCTCGAGTTCTCGGCCTCGCAACGCACCTACGCAGGCGATCAAACCATCGACGAGATCGTGATCGACGACTCCGAAGAGGTCGAGCTGACCATCGCTGGCGGTGACGACTCGGAGGACTCGGACGAGGATACCGACGAGTTCGACGTACTCGAAGACGAGCCGCACGACGCGCCGGAGCCACCAAAGAAGGACGACCGCGGGACCGTTGCCGATCACGCCCCCGCGGGCAATCGAGCAACCTCCGACGATCATGGAACAGTCGACTTCGACGCCGACTCCACCATCGAGCTACCCTCGAGCGGCGTTGGCAATTCCACCGTGGTCCCCCCCAAGCCCGTTCGCGAAGATCGCGGCACCGTCGATTTCGACTCCGACAAGACCATCGATCTGTCGAGTAGCGATCCGGAGCTGGCCGCGAAAATGAGCAGCCAGTGGATGGGCACGCTCAACCTCAACGCCTCGGCTGGCCAGACCATCCGCCAGGAGGGTGGCACCGCGACCATTGCCAAACAGAAGTCGACACTGCCGGTGAAGCCGCGTCGGTTTGGCACGCCAGCGAACAAAGGGACCGTTACTTATATCAGCCCCAGCGACGCGCCCGACTACGAATTGCTCAAGCAAATCGGCGAAGGCGGTATGGGCGTCGTCTACGCGGCGCGGCAATCGTCGATCGCTCGCAAAGTAGCGGTCAAGATGCTCAAGCCAGGCGCGAAGTCGGGCGCGGAGCAGCGCGACAAGTTCATTAGCGAAGCGGTGGTAACCGGCGAACTCGACCACCCGAACATCGTGCCGATTTACGATCTCGGCTCGAACGACGACGGGGCGCTGTTCTACTCGATGAAGCACGTGCAGGGCACGCCGTGGGAGGACGTGCTCGCCAAGAAGACGCTCGACGAGAATCTGAACATCCTGCTCCGCGTGGCCGACGCGGTGGCGTTTGCCCACGCCCGCGGAGTGGTGCACCGCGACCTGAAGCCCGAAAACGTGATGCTCGGCGAATTCGGCGAAGTGCTGGTGATGGACTGGGGCCTCGCCCGAGTGACCCAGCAGTTCCCCAACGCCAGTTCGATCCATCAATCCGAATCGCTCGGCGGCACCCCCGCTTACATGGCCCCGGAAATGGCTCGCGGGCCGATCGAGGAAGTCGACCACACGAGCGACATCTACCTGCTCGGCGCGATGCTCTACGAACTCATCGGCGACCGCCCTCCCCACTCCGGGCGCGACGTCATGCAGTGCCTGATGGCCGCGGCCGAAAACGTGATCGATCCGATCCACTACCAAGGCGAATTGCTCGACGTCGCACTTCGCTCGATGAAGACCAAGCAAGCGGAGCGATACCAGTCGGTCAAAGACTTCCAGACTGCGGTGCGGCTGTACTTGTCACACTCCGAGAGTCTGGTGCTGGCCGCCAATGCCGAGCGTCATCTCAGCGAAGCCCGCGAAAAGCACGACTACCAGTTGTTCGCCCGCGCGATGTATGGCTTTCAGGAGTCGCTGGCCCTCTGGCAAGAGAATGCCAAGGCGCGGCAACTGCTCACCGAAACCGAACTGGCCTACGCTACTCAGGCGCTCGAAGGGGGCGACCTCGACCTCGCCGAGTCGCTACTCAATGAAAGCGAGCCAGCTCACACCGAACTGCTGGCCCAGATTCGTCAGGCCCAGCGCGACCGCACCGCCCGTCAAGCGATGTTCGCCTGGACCAAGCGAGCGGTAGCGGCCCTGGTGGTAGCAATCGTCGCCCTCGGCACCTACTCGTACATCAAGATCGCCGCCTCGAACGTGGAGATCAGCAACCAACGCGACAAGGCCAAGGAGCAGGAAGGCATTGCGGTGGCCAACGCCGAGTTGGCGGCCAAGAACGAAGCGACCGCTATCAAGAACGCCAAGGAAGCGAAGCGACAGAAAGACATTGCCGAGTCCGAACGCGACGAAGCCGAACGCCTGCAAAAAGAGGCCGATCGCCTGCGAGACATCGCCGAGAAGAATCGCATGAAAGCCGAGGACAACGAACGCGCTGCGGTGGCCGCTAAGATCGAAGCCGTGGAAGCCCGCGACAGCGAGGAATACGAAGCCTACATCGCCAGCATCGGCCTGGCAGCGGCGAAGATCGACGAAAACGCCTACGACTTTGCCCTCGAGCTACTTACCGCCACCCCGCCGGCGCGTCGGCACTGGGAATGGGGACGCCTGCGTTACCTGTGCGAACTCAGCGAAGCGGTCTACTCGAGTCCTGCACAAGTCGACGCAGTGGCCTACTCACCGGATGGCAAGTGGATCGCCAGCGGCGACCGCAGCGGCAACCTTACCGTGCGTCACGCCGACTCCGGCGAGGTGTTGTTCACCGCGCCGCTTGGTCAGTACGTCTACAGCGTGGCCTTCTCGCCCGATGGCGAGACCCTGGCCGCCGGTACCAGCGATGGCATCATTCATCGGCTGAACGCCAGCGACGGCAGCGAGCAAGCCACGCTCACTGGCCACGCCGATGGAGTGCTCGACGTCGCGTTCTCGACCGATGGCAAGCAACTGGTGAGTGCGTCGTACGACAACACCGCCCGCGTGTGGGACCTTGCGACCGGCGAGTCGACCGCGACGCTCGTAGGGCACAACTGGTGGGTGTGGGCCGCGCAGTTCTCGCCCAATGGTCAGCAGATTGTCACCGCCAGTCAGGATAGCAACGTGATCGTCTGGCAACGGCAGAGCGACGGCAGCTACTCGCCGGCCGCCTACTTTACCGATCACGAAGGCCCTGTGTACGCGGCCGCGTTCTCGCCAACTGGCGATCGCATCGCGACCGGTGGCTACGACAAACGCGTGCGAGTCTGGAGCCCCGACCAGGTTGGCGGGCTCGAGTTGGCCACGCGACTATCCGACGGTCGCCAAGTAGCCTCGCCGGCCATCGTACTCGAAGGCCATACCGGCGCGGTCCGCAGCGTGGTGTTCGATCCGGCCGATCCGTCGGTCGTACTCTCGGGCGGGCACGACAACACGCTGCGACTTTGGAGCCTGGCGACCGCGAGCGAAATCAAAACCTTGCGCGGACATGGTAGCCGAGTGGAGTCGGTCGCCATGGCCCCCGATGGCAGCCACGCAGCGTCAGCCAGTCAGGACTCGACGATCCGCGTGTGGAACGTCGCCGGCTACGCCGAGTCGCATGTGCTCGGCAGTCGCACCCTGGCCGGTCATGCCGATGCAGTGCTGGCAGCCCGCTTTACGAGCGACGACCAGGTGCTCACCGCTAGCCGCGATCGTACTGCAAAAGTGTGGAGCCCGAACGGCTCGCCAGTCGCTCGCTTCGCCCAAGGGCACGAGTTCCTCGCCACTAGCGCGGTGTTCATCGACGCGGGGCAGCAACTCATCACCGGCGCCGGCGACAACACCGCTCGCGTGTGGAATGTCGGCACCGGGGCCGAACTACAGGTGATGCGCGGCACCGGGCGCGTGGGGGTGATCGCTGCCGACACTGAAGGCCGCTACCTGGTAACCGGCGGCACCGGCACTACCGCTCGACTCTGGGATCTCGCGACCGGCCAGCTACTGGCCGAACTTACCGGGCACGCGTCGGAAGTCACTTCGGCTGCCTTTGCCGACGATGGCACCACGTTTGCCACCGGCGACGACCGCGGCACCATCCTCGTATGGCAAACCACCGACACAGGGGCCGACACGCTAGCCGAACTCACCGGGCATAGCCGCACGATTACCGCGCTCGCGTTCGCTCCGGCCGATGCCAACTCGCTCTACTCCGCCAGCGGCGACAACACCTGCACCCGCTGGCAAGTTTCCACCGCCAGCGAGGCCACCGAGTCGCTACTCAAGCACCCCAACTGGGTCGCCGCGATGGACCTGTCGGACGACGGCACCCAGCTGGTAACCGCCTGCGAAGATGGCATCGTCCGTTTATGGGATCTGGTGTCGCACCAAGTTGTCGCCCAAGCGACGCTCGGCGCCGGCAAGGCGACCGGAGTCGACTTTGCTCCCGATGGCTCCGCGGTGCTGGTTACCTCGGCTGGCAATAGCAAGGTCTGGCGATGGCAACCTGCCGATGCTCCCCAGGTCGACCTCGACCAACTACCGCCGCTCGTGACCAATCAAACCGCAGGCACCCTGTGGACCGCCATCTACACGCCCGACGGCCAACGCGTGCTCACCATCGGTGGCAACGACGCCCGGCTAATGGATCTCGCGACCGGCACCTGGGGCGTGCGATTCAGCCCTCACGGCGCGGTCGCCGCGGTTGGCATGTCGCCCAATGGCAAGATCGTCGCCACTGGCAGCTGGGATGGCACCGCCAAGCTGTGGGATAGCGAATCGCAACAGATGATCGGCCAACTCGTCGGTGGTCACCAAGGCTACATCAACAGCCTCGACTTCTCGCCGAATGGCGAGCTAATCGCCACGGCCAGCGACGATGGCACCGTGCGACTGTGGGAGGTAAAGACTTGCCAAACGGTCGGCGAACCGCTCGCCGCGCACACCGTCAGCGTGCACTCGGTGCGATTCTCGTCCGACGGCACTCACCTGCTCACCACCAGCAGCGACCACACGGCGAAGCTGTGGGACGTGAAAACCGCCCAGGTGATTCGCACGCTCGAAGGCCATGCGTGGGGCGTGCTGTGCGGGGAGTTCTCGCGCGATGGCTCACAGGTAGTCACCGGCAGCCAGGACAACACCGCCAAGGTCTGGAACACCGCGACCGGCGAGCTGCTGGCCACGATATCGGGCCACACCTCGGCCGTGACCAGCGTCGCCTTCACGCCCGACGCCGCGCGCGTCCTGACCGGCAGCCAAGACACCACGGCCAAACTGTGGGACGCATCCAACGGCAACGAGATCCTCACCCTCACCGGGCACACGCAAGACATCACGTCGGTCGATTTCTCCACCGACGGCCAAACCGCCCTGACCGCCAGCCGCGACGGCACCGCCATCCTATGGCCGGCGGTGGAGTGGAAGGAGTAG
- a CDS encoding metallophosphoesterase family protein: protein MLPTDQAITSAAKPESLTRREALKLGTASVPLLALALAARSHAALQKLDRPVRIGMIADLHQDVMHDGVQRISAFANAMQKQTLDAVLQLGDFAYPAEKNREVIDRFNGSHKKPLHVIGNHDTDSGHTKAECLEVWGMPSRYYTTDVAGVQLIVLDGNDSGSPTYKGGYPSYIGEEQLAWLEKQLEELAGPIVVVSHQPLAGPAAVDNAEQVQQLLSKAADKVLLAINGHTHIDAIREVEHVRYLHVNSASYYWMGGDYKHTSYPAEVHESHPYIEYTCPYREALFSTLVIDPESLTITLEGSKSEWVGKSPNEMGLKEQNDLDLTKEVSPTISPRKIERS from the coding sequence ATGCTCCCTACCGACCAGGCGATCACTTCGGCAGCGAAACCAGAATCACTCACCCGTCGAGAAGCGTTAAAGCTGGGGACGGCAAGCGTTCCGCTGCTGGCACTGGCCTTGGCTGCCCGATCGCACGCAGCCCTGCAGAAGCTCGACCGCCCGGTGCGCATCGGCATGATTGCCGACCTGCATCAAGACGTCATGCACGACGGAGTGCAGCGGATCAGCGCGTTCGCCAATGCGATGCAAAAGCAAACGCTCGACGCGGTGCTGCAACTCGGCGACTTCGCCTACCCGGCCGAGAAGAACCGCGAGGTGATCGACCGGTTTAACGGCTCGCACAAGAAGCCGCTGCATGTGATTGGCAACCACGACACCGACTCGGGCCATACCAAAGCGGAGTGCCTGGAAGTGTGGGGCATGCCATCGCGGTACTACACGACCGACGTGGCCGGCGTGCAGCTGATCGTGCTCGACGGTAACGACTCCGGCTCGCCGACTTACAAAGGAGGATACCCCTCGTACATCGGCGAGGAGCAACTCGCCTGGCTCGAAAAACAGCTGGAGGAACTCGCGGGGCCAATCGTGGTGGTATCGCACCAACCGCTCGCGGGACCAGCCGCAGTGGACAACGCCGAGCAGGTGCAGCAACTGCTGAGCAAAGCGGCCGATAAGGTACTGCTGGCGATCAACGGGCACACGCACATCGACGCGATTCGCGAAGTCGAGCATGTTCGCTACCTGCACGTGAACTCGGCTTCGTACTACTGGATGGGGGGCGACTACAAGCACACCAGCTACCCGGCCGAGGTGCACGAGTCGCACCCGTACATCGAGTACACCTGCCCTTACCGCGAGGCGCTCTTTAGCACACTGGTGATCGATCCCGAGAGCCTGACGATCACGCTCGAAGGCAGCAAGAGCGAATGGGTCGGCAAGTCGCCGAACGAGATGGGTTTAAAGGAACAGAACGACCTTGATCTGACGAAGGAGGTTTCGCCAACCATCAGCCCGCGAAAGATCGAACGAAGTTAG
- a CDS encoding SDR family oxidoreductase: MPFAVKDKVALVTGANRGIGRTIVDTLIAAGVKKVYAAVRKPDAADPLVDAYGRKIAPLRIDLDDPATIVSAAETASDVELVINNAGVLRQASALADDAVEQLQYEMNVNVYGLMRMAHAFAPVLKANGGGALVQVNSVASLRSFPPFATYCASKAASYSITQALQVQLAEQGTQVLSVHPGPIATDMADDAGLQDMAEPPTLVSEGIVAALAAGDYHLFPDTMAKQLWSEYESFAKNVVEARGSEG; the protein is encoded by the coding sequence ATGCCATTCGCTGTTAAAGACAAAGTTGCTCTGGTCACTGGTGCCAATCGTGGTATCGGCCGCACGATTGTCGACACGCTGATTGCTGCTGGTGTGAAAAAAGTGTACGCGGCAGTTCGCAAGCCCGACGCGGCCGATCCGCTGGTCGACGCTTATGGTCGCAAGATCGCCCCATTGCGAATCGATCTCGACGATCCCGCGACCATCGTCAGCGCGGCCGAAACTGCTAGCGATGTCGAGCTGGTGATCAACAACGCTGGCGTTTTGCGACAGGCGTCCGCCCTGGCCGACGATGCGGTCGAGCAACTGCAATACGAAATGAACGTGAATGTCTATGGTCTGATGCGCATGGCCCATGCGTTTGCTCCGGTGCTCAAAGCCAATGGCGGCGGTGCCTTGGTGCAGGTGAACTCGGTCGCGTCGCTGCGGTCGTTCCCTCCGTTCGCCACCTACTGTGCGTCGAAGGCCGCGTCGTACTCCATCACCCAGGCGCTGCAGGTGCAACTGGCCGAGCAGGGGACCCAGGTGCTGAGCGTGCACCCTGGCCCGATCGCGACCGACATGGCCGACGATGCCGGGCTGCAGGACATGGCCGAACCCCCCACGTTGGTGTCCGAGGGAATCGTCGCCGCCCTGGCAGCTGGCGACTACCACTTGTTCCCCGACACGATGGCCAAGCAGCTGTGGAGCGAGTACGAGAGCTTCGCCAAAAACGTGGTCGAAGCCCGCGGCAGCGAAGGCTAA